The Nitrospira sp. sequence GAGTGCCTGCGGCCAACATCGCGGAAGAATACACGCCATTCCATCACCAGGACTATCAGACCATCTGCGGTAAGATCAAAAAGTTTGCAGCAGGCGGCGGCGCCTCTGTCATCAGCACGATCAACGGCGACAGCAACGTCCCGTTCTACAAAGAATTCGGCAACCAGGGGCTTCGCGCAGAAGATGCACCGATTATGGCCTTCAGCGTCGCCGAGGACGAGCTGCGTGGTATGGATACCAGCGCGTTGGTCGGACATTTGGCGGCGTGGAATTATTATCAGAGTGTGGATACGCCACAGAACAAGAAGTTTGTGGCGAATTTCAAGGCCTATTGCAAGAGGAACAACCTGCCGGACGGAGAAAATCGAGTCACCGACGATCCGATTGAGGCCGCTTATTTCGGCGTCTATGTCTGGAAACAGGCCGTCGAGAAAGCTGGTGCCATTGAGGTCGACAAGGTGCGCGCGGCTGTGTACAACCAGAAGTTCCTGGCGCCGGGTGGGGAAATCATGATGGATTGCTGCAACCAGCACACGCACAAGCCGGTGCTGATCGGAGAGATCCTGAAAGATGGCCAATTTAAGGTCGTTCACCGGTCCAAGGGGTTGGTGAAGCCTGAGCCTTGGAGTGAATACACGAATCCTGAGAAGGGCTGTGACTGGATTAACCATCAAGGTACCTATCAGAAGAAATAAGTTCAGGATGCATAGCTGTATCTCTATTTCCTGAACTGTTCTGACGAAGGACACTGTCTGCAGGTAACGGACGGGAATCTCTAGAGAGGAAATTCCCGTCCTCCTGCGGGTATCGGGTGGTTGGGTAAGGTTATAATGTCATTGGTCGTGGAGGTTATTGGTAATGAGTCTAGGCCGCATCCCGAAGAGAATACTTGTACTCATTCTGTGTACCTTTCTCCCCTTAGGGTTTGACCTACCGTCGGCGCTGGCAGTCGAGGAAGGGATCCCGGCAACTTCGGCGGTTCCTCCGCCGGCAAATCCGATCGAGAAAGCACTCATCGACATAAAGAGTGAAGACGCGACGGTCCGTAGCAATGCGGTAGCGCTTCTGATCGAAAAGGGAGATGCGAGCCTTATTCCCAAATTAGATGCGATTCGTGCGGAGGCTGATCGGGCCACCAGGCAGGCCATCAAGCCGGTTATTGATCTGCTCAAGAACCGTGCGAACCTGACGAGTGAACAATCGGATACAAGACGGTCGGCCGCTGCCGATTTGGTGGGCACGGGTAGGTCGGAGGCTGTTACATGGCTTGAACAGGCAGCTGCAAAAGAGCAAGTGTGGTGGGTCAAGTATACGATGGAAGAGTCCGCGCAATTGATTCAGCTCCACTCTCAAGATGATGCCGTGCGTCTGACGGCTATTAAGAAACTGGGAGAGCTCAGAAGCCAGAACGGTCTGTCGGCGCTACAGGAATTAGTCCAGGCTGGTGCACAGGGTGAGGCGAACGAGCAGCAGAAGAGTTTGGCAGCAGCGGCCGAAACAGCGATCAGTCAGATTGATTCTTGGAGTTGGTGGGCAAGCTCCATTGAAACACTGTTCCGGGGAATCAGTCTCAGTTCCATCTTGCTGATCATGTCTCTTGGCTTGGCTGTCGTTTTTGGTTTGATGGGTGTCATCAATATGGCGCATGGCGAACTGATGATGATCGGTGCATATGCCACATTCGTGACGCAACAAGCCTTTATTGCATGGTTTTCTCCTGAATCGTTCGATTGGTACTTCCCTGTGGCGTTGCCCGTTGCCTTTCTTGCGGCCGCTGCATTCGGATGGCTGCTCGAGGCCACTGTGATTCGCTTTCTCTATGGGCGCCTACTCGAAACCCTGTTGGCGACATGGGGGGTCAGTTTGATCCTGATGCAAGCCGCCCGAGTATACTTCGGGGATCTGACGGCGGTCATTGCACCAGGTGCGCTTCGTGGCGGGGCCCAGGTGATGGTCGGAGTATATCTTCCCTACAATCGGATTTTTATCATCATTCTTTCAATCATCTGCGTCCTGGGGATTTACTTCCTCCTCTTCCGCTCAAACCTAGGAATACGGGTGCGGGCCGTCACTCAAAACCGCAATATGAGCTCGTGTCTCGGTATCCCGACCAGGAAAGTCGATTCTTATACTTTCGCGTTTGCCTCGGGACTGGCGGGCATCGCGGGCTGGGCACTTACCATGGTCGGGAACGTCGATCCGGGTCTGGGCCAGAATTATATCGTCGATGCTTTCATGGTTGTGGTAACGGGAGGGGTGGGAAAACTCGCTGGGACGATCTGGGCTTCTTTGGGAATCGGGGGGCTGAATAAGCTGATCGAGCCGGTCAGCGGCGCTGTCTACGGAAAGGTATTTATTCTGGTCGGTGTGATCTTATTCCTGCAGTGGCGCCCTCAAGGCCTATTTGCAGCCAAAGGACGGAGCGCTGATGCCTGAACAAACGGTCCCACAACAAGACAGCCGCGAAACACTAGCCTTTTATGCGGCAGGCTTCATTTTCTTAGTGGTCCTGCCGTTATTGAATGTGTTGCCTTCCGAAGACTCTTGGTTCCACCTCTCCGACTTTCGATTGAATCAATTCGGCAAGTTCTTGGCCTTTGCCATCCTTGCGCTTGGATTGGATCTGATTTGGGGCTATTGCGGCGTCCTCAGTTTGGGCCAGGGAGTCTTTTTCGGCTTCGGCGCCTATTGCATGGGGATGTATCTGGCACTGCAGATAGGCAAGGAAAGCGTGTATGGCAGCGAACTGCCGGACTTCATGGTTTGGACCCAGGTCAAGGAATTGCCCTTCTTTTGGTATCCATTCAAGAGTTTTATTGGGGGTTTCTTAGGGGCGATGCTTGTTCCGGTGATCTTCGCGACGATCTTCGGGTTTCTAGCGTTCCGCAGCAGAATTAAGGGAGTTTATTTTGCCATCATCACGCAGGCGTTGGCCTTTGCAGCCTGGCTGGTTTTCAATCGAAATGAGACACGGCTTGGCGGAACCAACGGATTGACCGACTTCAAGCAGTTACTTGGCTTCCGGCTTTCTGATCCCTCGACGCAGCGCGGGCTTTATATCCTGACAGTCGTGGCCCTTGCCGCCTCCTACCTCTTTTGCCGTTGGATTGTCGCCTCGCGAGCGGGAAAAGTACTTATCGCGATACGAGACAGCGAATCGCGAGTCACATTTTCGGGGTATACGCCATGGGTTTACAAGCTCTTCGTATTTGTCGTGGCGGCTGGGCTGGCAGGATTAGCAGGGATGCTGTACGTGCCGCAGGTCGGCATCATTACACCGGCACAAATCGGAGTGTTGCCGTCCCTTGAAGTGGTCATTTGGGTGGCGGTCGGAGGGCGCGGCACGTTGGTTGGCGCCATCTTGGGGGCCGTCGCCGTCAACTATGGCCGCAGTGTGTTGACGAACTATTTCCCGGAAGCCTGGCCGTTCATTCTGGGCGGACTTTTTGTGGTCGTGGTGACGTTGTTCCCGGATGGACTTATCGGCATCATTCGTAAATTGAGTACTCGAAAGAATTCGCACTCGCCTTTAATCAAGGCTGAAGGGAGTACCGCAGCGTGACGGACGGGGACTTAATTCTCAACTGCGAAAATGTGATTGTCGACTACGATGGGTTCAAGGCCCTGAACAATTGTAACTTCAGCGTCCACTACAATGAGCTCCGCGTGGTGATCGGTCCGAACGGCGCCGGCAAGACCACGTTGCTCGACGTGATTTGCGGCAAGACCAAACCGGCGTCCGGCAAGGTCATTTTCGGCAAGGACAATAATTTAGTCGGCAAGAATGCGGAGGACATCACAAAGCTCGGAGTGGGGCGTAAGTTCCAAGCCCCTTCGGTCTATGGCAACCTGTCGGTCTGGCAGAACTTGGATCTTTCAGTGAAGCGGGCGAGCAAAGGAGTCTTCCCAACGTTGGTCGGGCGTTCGTCACCGGCGGAACGAGAGCAAATCAGTGAAGTATTGGAAACCATAGGATTGACGGAGCATGCCCATGCGCGCGCCGGATCCTTATCGCATGGTCAGAAGCAGTGGCTTGAAATCGGCATGGTCATTTTGCAGGACCCTTCGCTTCTGTTAGTAGACGAACCGGTCGCCGGCATGAGCGATAAGGAGACGGAACAGACCGGCCGATTGCTGATGGCCCTTGCTAAAAAACACGCGATCGTCGTGATTGAACATGACATGGACTTTGTCCGGCAAATCGCGCGTATTGTCACCGTCTTGGCGGAGGGGACCGTCATTTGTGAAGGAACGGTCGAAAAAGTTCAGGCTGATGATCATGTCCGGGAAATCTACCTCGGTCGCGCGAAGGTCGCGCATTAAGTAAGGAAAAGAAAGACATTTGGCTATGGCACAAGAGGCGAATCGGGTAACGCTGGTACTTGAAAACATCAATGCGTACTATGGCGAGAGCCATATTCTTCGGAACGTTTCCTTTACGATTGATGCGGGAGAAGTGGTTTGTCTGATGGGCAGAAACGGCATGGGAAAGACGACCACATTAAAGACGTTGACAGGTTTGCTTCCCGCCCGTTCAGGGAAAATTACATTTGATGGTTCGGATATCACGCATGATCGTACAGATATCAGAGCAAGAAAGGGGCTAGCGTATGTACCGCAAGGGCGGGAAATCATCCCCCACCTGACGGTGCATCAAAACCTCCTTCTTGGGTACTGGAACCGGCCCTCCATCAGTGGTGATGTCTCCGAGAAGGAAGCCTTCGAGGAGGTCTATCATCTCTTCCCGAAGTTGACACAGATCCTCCACCGGCCCGGCGGTGTGCTCAGTGGAGGAGAGCAACAACAGCTCGCGATTGGGCGAGCCATTTTATCGAGCCCCAAGCTCTTGTTGCTAGACGAGCCGACCGAAGGAATTCAGCCGTCGATCGTCGACCAGATTGAGGATGTCATCATAGGGTTCAAGAATTCTCGGCGCTTCGCGATTCTGTTGGTCGAACAGGGCCTCCACTTCGCTGCCAGACTTGCGGAGAAGTATGTCGTCATGGCCAAAGGAGCAGTGAAGGCGCAGGGCAAGAGCACGGAGTTGAATGCGGACATGGTGAGACAACACCTGACGGTATAAGAGTCAGGCCGGAAAGCTGGACTCTATCTCCCGGGCTGTGGTAAGTACCCGTTGCTGGATGAGTTCGGTGCTCACTCGATACATGTTTGGTTGTTTGTAAGACGAGACGATTAGGGTAAACAATTCCCAACCTAAGAGAGGTGGGACGGGCTGATGTATCTGGTTATGTTTAGCCGTCGGTGCAGTAGTAAGTGCTCCCCTCTCTGAACGTACTAAAATCCAATATCATCACATTTATCATCACAGTAACGGTTTGCCATTTGAAAGCAGTTGCGTCTCAAGTCTTAACCTTAGGAAGGAGGAGCTATGCGTTTAAGTCCGAGAGAGCAGGACAAGCTGATGATCTATGTTGCAGCCCAGCTTGCAACCGACCGTAAAAAGCGAGGTCTCAAGCTGAATCACCCCGAGGCGGTTGCCTACCTCACTGCCGCCGTGTTGGAAGGTATTCGTGATGGAAAAACCGTCGCTGAATTGATGACTTATGGTACACAGCTTCTTTCGCGCAAGGATGTGATGCCTGGCGTTCCTGAGATGATCCGCGAATTTCAGGTGGAAGGAACATTCCCGGATGGCACGAAGCTCGTTACCGTCCACAATCCAATCCAGTAAGCATGCACAAGTATATGCCCTTATATGACCTGTGCCGAACGGTAAAGGCCGACAGAGGGTGATGTCTTGAATGATTTCTTGAACACAAGGGATTGTCAGAAAAGGTTTGCGTTTTGCCGAGTATCAAAAGGAGTTAGGGAACATGAAAGCGAAAGATTCACGAGGTTTGAAGGACGTCAAAGCAGGAGAGGCTGCTCCTAAGGCTGGACCATCCAGGCGAGAGTTCCTTGCACAGGGTGGACGTGTTGCGGCGGGAATCGGGGCGATCTCGCTCTTGGGAAATGCGGGTCAACAAGGAATGGCTCATGCTGCGAATGAATCGCTGATGAGAAAAGTCAGCGGAACAGGAGGAGCTAAAATGAAGAAGCAGGATGCACCTCAGAGATCAAAGGAAGCGTTAGCCGCTGCGGTGAAAGCCGAGCTGGCGGCTCCGATCATACCCGGTGAGATTATGACGGTGGCTGGTGACATCGAGGTGTTCAAGGGGCGAGAGACAAAAGATGTGCTGGTAAAGAATTTGGGTGATCGACCAATCCAGGTTGGGTCTCACTGCCACTTCTTCGAATCCAATCGCGCGCTCAAGTTTGACCGTGAACAGGCATTCGGGTTCCGACTCGCTATTCCAGCCGGGACAGCGGTTCGGTTTGAACCAGGAGAAGAGAAAAAAGTGCCGCTCGTGGCCTTTGGCGGCAACCGACTTGCACAAGGCGTGAACGGATTGACGGAAGGATCATTGGATGATCCAAAGGTCAAAGCCAAGGCAGTGTCACTCGCTGCTGATCGCGGATTTGGAAAAGGAGGAGCCCGGTGAAAATTCCACGCAAACAATACGCATCTCTGTACGGTCCAACCACCGGCGATCGTGTCCGACTTGCCGATACAGATTTGATCATCGAGGTCGAAGAAGATTTGACTGTCCCCGGGGAAGAGGCGGTTTTCGGCGGTGGGAAAACTATTCGTGACGGGATGGGGCAGTCGGCTCGGGCGACAAGCGCCAGCGGTCAGCTCGACACGGTGATTACCAATGCGCTCATCCTCGACTACACCGGTGTGATCAAGGCGGACATCGGCATCAAGGACGGCCGCATCGTCGGCATCGGCAAATCCGGAAATTCAGATCTGATGCCGAATGTCACGCCGGGCATGGAGATTGGTCCCGGAACGGAAGCGATTTCTGGAGAAGGCCGTATCATCACGGCCGGCGGTATCGATACGCATATCCACTTCATCTGTCCACAACAATGTTGGGAAGCGCTGTCTGCCGGCCTCACCACGATGATCGGCGGCGGAACCGGCCCTTCCAGTGGAACTAGTGCGACGACCTGTACACCTGGACCATGGAATATTCATCGCATGTTGGAAGCCTCTGAGGGTATTCCGATCAATCTCGGCTTCTTGGGGAAGGGCAATGCGTCTCGACCCGAAGGTTTGAACGAGCAAATCGAAGCTGGTGCCATCGGGTTGAAGCTGCATGAAGACTGGGGCACCACCCCGGCTGCGATCGACACCTGTTTGAGCGTCGCGGAGCGGTATGACGTGCAGGTTGCCATTCATACCGATACGCTCAATGAAGCCGGGTATATTGAGGACACCATCAAGGCCATCAAGGGACGATCGATCCATAGTTTCCACACGGAAGGGGCAGGGGGTGGTCACGCGCCGGACATCATCAAGATTTGCGGTGAGCCCAATGTGCTGCCGTCCTCAACCAACCCCACGATGCCGTTTACCGTGAACACGATGGATGAGCATCTCGACATGCTGATCGTGTGCCACAATCTGAACCCGCGGATCCCCGAAGACGTGGCGTTCGCGGAATCCCGCATCCGGCGTGAGACCATTGCGGCGGAAGACATTCTGCATGACATGGGTGCGATCAGCATCATGTCATCGGACTCGCAAGCCATGGGCCGTATCGGAGAAGTCATCACCCGCACGTGGCAGGCCGCCCATAAGATGAAGGCGCAACGTGGCCACCTTGCACCAGCCAGCGGAAGAGATTCTGCGCAGCACGACAACTTCCGGGTTCGGCGCTATGTGGCCAAGTATACGATTAATCCGGCCATTGCACACGGCATCGCTCATGAAGTGGGTTCGGTTGAAGTTGGAAAAGTCGCCGATCTCGTCATCTGGCGGCCGGAGTTCTTCGGTGTAAAACCGGAGATGGTGTTGAAGAGTGGCTTCATCGCTCAAGCGCAAATGGGCGATCCCAACGCGTCGATTCCGACGCCGGAGCCTGTCATTAGTCGGCCGATGTTCGGTGCGTTCGGTCGCGCACTGTCCAGCACGAGCTTTACCTTCGTGTCACAGGCTGCCTTGGATCATGAGATCCCCAAGCGGCTTGGGTTACAGCGGCGCATCGCGGCCGTGAAGAACATCCGCAGCGTGAAGAAGCGCGATCTCAAGTTGAATGACGCGCTGCCGAAAGTGGAAGTGAATCCGGAGACCTACATTGTGACGGCCGATGGGGTCCCGCTCACCTGCGAACCGGCGATTGTGTTGCCGCTCGCGCAGCGGTACCAATTGTTCTAATTCCAACGGGAGAACCATCCGTCTGGAAAGACGGGGGAACCTATCGAATAGCCGGCTCGGCTACGAGTACGGGGAAATCTGGTGGTAGCTGACCGGCTGTTCCTATTTGCATCTACTCAGCATGAATACACCCGCGTTACTTGAAGGGTTGCGGTTTATCGACACATTCTTTCCATCTGGCGGGTACGCGTTTTCTTCGGGCTTGGAAGCGGCTGTGCAAGGCGGGGCCGTGAAGAATTCCGATCAACTCGCCCGCTACATTGAAGATTTGCTGCGAGGTGGGATGAGTCGGCGAGAAGCGCTGGCCACAAAAATAGCCACTCGAGCGGGAGCGTCAGGGAAAATTTATTCAGCCATCGATATTGATCGAAGACTCGACGCCACAAAGTTGAGTCGGGAGTCTCGGTTGGCGAGCCGTCAAATGGGCAGGCAGGTTATCAGAGTTGCGGCAGATCAGATCAGAGCAAAGCCGTTGCTGAATGAGTATCGCGATGAAGTAGAATCTGAACGAGCTCCTGGTCATCTAGCCGTGACGTTCGGGCTGACGATGGGTGCGAGTGGCTGGAAGCCTGAGGAAACAGCCGCGGCATTCCTCTATCAAACTGCGGTGGGTTTTGTGTCTGCGGCTATGCGACTGAGTCCGATTGGCCAACATGAAGGACAGCGAGTGTTGGGTGAATGGCTTCCGTTGATTGAGCGGATCAGCCGAGAAAGTGATTCAAAGACATTGATGAGCTCGTGGTCACCGGTGCAAGATATTTACGCGATGCGTCATGGTTCTTTGGAATGGAGACTTTTCCGATCCTAAACTTCCTGGTCCATGACCGGAGAGCGTCGCAACTAACAGAAAGGAAATGAACGGCGGCTGATGGCGTGTTGTCTTCAGTGATCCGCTATTCGAACAGCCATGCATGACTTGAATCATCAACACAACCACAGTTGGAGTCCGACTCAAGCTCGAACAAAAGGTATTCCGGTTATCGGGATCGGTGGGCCTGTCGGTTCAGGAAAAACGGCTCTCGTCGAAGGATTGTGCCAACGATTGCGCGATCGCTTCAGTTTGGCCGCGGTGACGAATGACATTTTCACAAAAATCGACGCAGAAATTCTGACCAAGCGCGCAGCCTTACCAATGGATCGGATTCTTGGCGTGGAAACCGGTGGGTGCCCCCATACGGCAATCCGGGAGGACGCCTCGCACAACCAAGAGGCGATTGACGATCTGCTTCGCCGCCATCCGGATGTCGAATTGATTTTTCTCGAAAGCGGAGGGGATAACCTTGCAGCAACCTTCAGCCCAGAACTTGTCGATCATGTCATCTACGTGATCGATGTGGCAGGAGGCGATAAGATCCCGCGAAAGGGTGGACCCGGTATCACCCGATCGGATTTTCTTGTCATCAATAAAATGGACTTGGCGCCGCACGTTCGGGCGGACTTGTCCGTCATGGATCGCGACACCCGCCGTATGCGGGGTGATCTTCCGTTCGCGTTTACCAACATTCTTTCCGGTGAGGGATTGGATTCCGTCGTAGCCTGGGTGGAGGAACGCATCCCTCAACGGACTAGGCGCTCATAATCGTGGCGGCTCCTGGGGTACAGCGAAAAAGAGCGTCCCGGAAAGCTAGTGTTTCTCCAAACAGAAAAACCTCTCGGAGGAGAAACTCGCCAGGACGGTTTGCGACCGAACTCGTTGGACGAGTCGGTGAACTCAAGCTTGACTATGCCAAGGTTGAGCACAGAACCGTTATTGCGCACTCATACTTCACGACACCGTGGAAACTACTTCCTCCCATTTATCTTGATGACACAGGAGCCGCCTACACGCTACTAGTCAATCCTTCAGGAGGCCTGGTTGGGGGCGACTCTCTCACCATAGATATGAACCTAGATAAGGACGCGCGAGTCCTTATTTCCGCCCCTTCCGCCAACCGTGTCTACCGCACTGAGGGAAAGCTCTCCGAACAGCATATCAAGATTACCGTCGGGTCCGGTGCGGTCCTTGAGTGGTTGCCGGAACATACGATTCCGTTTGCCGGATCACGATTCCGACAGACACTTCATGCGCAATTAGAGCCGGGTGCGACCATCGTCTTGTGGGATGCCATCGCGTCGGGGCGAATTGCGCGAGGCGAACGATGGGCGTTTACAGACTTGGAGAACGAGATCCAAATCACGACGGCCTCGAGAGGTTCGCTTGTGGAGCGTTACGTCCTCGACCCAGCGACGGACTTAGGTTGTGTCGGGCTTGCAGACGAATGGGATTATGTCGCCTCACTATATGTCGTGAACGATGCGGTATCATCCGATGTCTGGAAACGATTGGAAGGGAAGGTGGCCGGCATACTTGACCAAATCCCTGGACAGGTACTGGGCGGAGTTTCAACGCCGGCTATTCCCGGTATCGCAATTAAACTGCTGACTAGGACTGCCCCTGACCTCATTCAGATGCTCGAAGCACTATGGGCGGCCGTTCGCCAAGAATTGTGGAATCTCCCGCCAGTGTCTTTACGAAAATATTAAAAACTAGACGCGTGTCGATACCAGGCAGGTTGCTGCGGGCTATGCCGAAGGAGTCGGAAGATCTGAAACCCTCGTTTCGGCAGCATTGGCAGTGCGGAGCGACCAGGCTAGTCCGAATAGGGAGAGCGTGAAAATCAGCCATTTCGAGGGATCGAAATTATACCAGCGAGGCCCGTTTCGGTAGTCACTTTGGTACGTGTGATGGTAGTTGTGATACCCCTCACCGAACGTGATTAACGAAACCAGCCAGCTATCTCGGCTCGAATCCGCTTGGCCGTGCGGTTGGCTTCCCCAGAGATGGCACACGGAATTGATACAAAAGGTCGAATTCAGCACGGCAAAGGTCCGACCGACGCCGGCGAGCATAAAGCAGCCGACCCCACTACCCCAGCCGCCGTAGAGAAAGCCTACTAGGAACGGGAGTGCCAATCCTGCAAGGAAAATAGGCACGTAATATCGGTGCTGCCACATGACCACCGGATCTTGTCGCAGCCGTGTGGCGTATTTCTCGTCCGCGTACTGCTGGTTGGAGAAGAGCCATCCGCAGTGACTGTGCCAGAATCCACGCTGCGCGTTGTAGGGATCGGCATCTTGGTCGCACGCCGCATGGTGGCGGATGTGATCGGCTCCCCACTTCAGGGCAGAGTTTTGCAATGCCCATCCGCCGGCGATCAATAATCCAGCCTTGACCCACTCGGGACACGTGAAACTCCTGTGTGAAATCAGGCGATGGTAGCCGACCGTAATGCCGAGTCCGGTGACGATATACAACAGTCCGAACATGGTCCAGTCTACCCAGGTATACCCATAGACAAGGCCGAAAGCGGGAACGCCTATGAGTGCGCTCCCTACAATAAGCGTGAACAGGAACACTGTGATATAGAGGGGATACGTACGTTTGAGCACGATGGCAGACTGTGCGGGTATCATAAGGATGCTACTAGAGGGAAGAGCATGCGTTCATGTAAGGCAGATGTTTTCGTCGATAGATAGGGTTCGAATCGATGGTATTAATTTCTTGGACTGTATCAGGACAAGGGGAAAATAGCTACTGTGGAACGGCCAACGGCAGCCTCTTGTTTGACATTGACAGCGGGCGGTAATATTTCATATACATACTCGGTCTAAGTCAGCCTCGCCAAATGGTCGTTTATCGTGTCCATGGTAGGAGCTGTCATTACGAAGAGTTCTCCTGGCCGAGAGGAAAACTCGGAGAGAGCAGGTCAGGAATCAGGATGGTTGGTCTATTACTACAAGGAGGCAGTCCCATGAAGAGTGCGTTAACAATAGTATTTGGTGTAGCAGCCGCCGCATTGGTCGCGGCGCCTCTCACCTCCTATGCGGGTGGAACGATCACCGGCAAGGTGACGTATGCTGGTAAGGCGGAGCAGAAAGAGTTCCTCTTTTCCAAGTTCCCGAATCCGAAGTTCTGTCCCCAGAACCCGAATAAGAGCTTGATGGACGGGGACAAGCGGTTTCTGAAACAGATCGAAGTTGGGAAAGACGGTGGTTTGAAGGGCGCGGTCGTTGCCGTGGCGGACATCGAAGACAAGGCGTGGATGGATGGATTCGCTGGGACGGAAGTGACGGCTGCGTTCTGCGAATTTTTGCCGTTCAGTGGCGTAGTCGTCAACACCCGTCCCTTCAAAGTTGAGAACACGGATGCCGACCCAGATGATCCTAAATCCGTTCAGGGTGTACTCCATAACCCACATAGCTTCACCGTAAAGGGCACTTCGTCGGCGACCGGTTTCAACATCGGTCTCGCCAAGAAGGGCGACAAGCTTGATAAGCCGGTGACGTTCCGTGGCGGTGCAGAAAAAGAAGGGTACTTGCGCTTACAGTGCGACCAGCATGAGTTTATGCAATCGTTCTTCCTGCCTGTGTCGAACCCCCATTTTGCCGTTGTGAAGGACGACGGTTCGTTCGAGCTCAAGGATGTGCCGGCCGGCAAGCACAAGATTGTGGCCTGGCATCCTTTTGCAGGAAAAGCCAAGAAGGTCGAGTTTGAGGTGGATGTGACCGATGGCGGCACTGCAAACCTCAAGGCCGAAATCAAGTAGACGAGACGATTCAGTCAGACGTTATCTGCCAGGGAAGGGCAGCGGAGCAATCCGCTGCCCTTCGTGTTTTCGGCATCATTCCAGCCGAGTTCGTCGCCTTGCCTTTCTATTTCCTCAGTGGGTAAGATGCCTCTTTTAAGCGCAAAGCTGAAGGGAGTGGTGTGTCACGAGAACTCTCGCTGGCGGAAGTGTTCCAGCTTGGCTACTACTGGGAGACCAAGATCCTGCTGACGGCAGTGAAACTGGACGTATTTTCCGCCATAGACACAAAACCAAAGACAGCC is a genomic window containing:
- the urtB gene encoding urea ABC transporter permease subunit UrtB, which encodes MSLGRIPKRILVLILCTFLPLGFDLPSALAVEEGIPATSAVPPPANPIEKALIDIKSEDATVRSNAVALLIEKGDASLIPKLDAIRAEADRATRQAIKPVIDLLKNRANLTSEQSDTRRSAAADLVGTGRSEAVTWLEQAAAKEQVWWVKYTMEESAQLIQLHSQDDAVRLTAIKKLGELRSQNGLSALQELVQAGAQGEANEQQKSLAAAAETAISQIDSWSWWASSIETLFRGISLSSILLIMSLGLAVVFGLMGVINMAHGELMMIGAYATFVTQQAFIAWFSPESFDWYFPVALPVAFLAAAAFGWLLEATVIRFLYGRLLETLLATWGVSLILMQAARVYFGDLTAVIAPGALRGGAQVMVGVYLPYNRIFIIILSIICVLGIYFLLFRSNLGIRVRAVTQNRNMSSCLGIPTRKVDSYTFAFASGLAGIAGWALTMVGNVDPGLGQNYIVDAFMVVVTGGVGKLAGTIWASLGIGGLNKLIEPVSGAVYGKVFILVGVILFLQWRPQGLFAAKGRSADA
- the urtA gene encoding urea ABC transporter substrate-binding protein, whose product is MKAPQGSENAKETEVPTEAAGSSRREFLGQSGRVAAGVGVAALLGNLGNYVLSYAAGGPPIKIGVLHSLSGTMAISEVSLRDVVLMAVEEINKAGGVMGRQVEAKVVDPASNWDLFAEKAKQLLLEDKVSVVFGCWTSVSRKSVLPVFEKNNGLLFYPVQYEGEECSRNVFYTGAAVNQQAAPAVEYLMSPEGGSYKKFYLLGTDYVYPRTTNKILRAMLLAKGVPAANIAEEYTPFHHQDYQTICGKIKKFAAGGGASVISTINGDSNVPFYKEFGNQGLRAEDAPIMAFSVAEDELRGMDTSALVGHLAAWNYYQSVDTPQNKKFVANFKAYCKRNNLPDGENRVTDDPIEAAYFGVYVWKQAVEKAGAIEVDKVRAAVYNQKFLAPGGEIMMDCCNQHTHKPVLIGEILKDGQFKVVHRSKGLVKPEPWSEYTNPEKGCDWINHQGTYQKK
- the urtC gene encoding urea ABC transporter permease subunit UrtC, whose protein sequence is MPEQTVPQQDSRETLAFYAAGFIFLVVLPLLNVLPSEDSWFHLSDFRLNQFGKFLAFAILALGLDLIWGYCGVLSLGQGVFFGFGAYCMGMYLALQIGKESVYGSELPDFMVWTQVKELPFFWYPFKSFIGGFLGAMLVPVIFATIFGFLAFRSRIKGVYFAIITQALAFAAWLVFNRNETRLGGTNGLTDFKQLLGFRLSDPSTQRGLYILTVVALAASYLFCRWIVASRAGKVLIAIRDSESRVTFSGYTPWVYKLFVFVVAAGLAGLAGMLYVPQVGIITPAQIGVLPSLEVVIWVAVGGRGTLVGAILGAVAVNYGRSVLTNYFPEAWPFILGGLFVVVVTLFPDGLIGIIRKLSTRKNSHSPLIKAEGSTAA
- a CDS encoding urease subunit beta, which gives rise to MKKQDAPQRSKEALAAAVKAELAAPIIPGEIMTVAGDIEVFKGRETKDVLVKNLGDRPIQVGSHCHFFESNRALKFDREQAFGFRLAIPAGTAVRFEPGEEKKVPLVAFGGNRLAQGVNGLTEGSLDDPKVKAKAVSLAADRGFGKGGAR
- a CDS encoding urease subunit gamma; this translates as MRLSPREQDKLMIYVAAQLATDRKKRGLKLNHPEAVAYLTAAVLEGIRDGKTVAELMTYGTQLLSRKDVMPGVPEMIREFQVEGTFPDGTKLVTVHNPIQ
- the urtE gene encoding urea ABC transporter ATP-binding subunit UrtE → MAQEANRVTLVLENINAYYGESHILRNVSFTIDAGEVVCLMGRNGMGKTTTLKTLTGLLPARSGKITFDGSDITHDRTDIRARKGLAYVPQGREIIPHLTVHQNLLLGYWNRPSISGDVSEKEAFEEVYHLFPKLTQILHRPGGVLSGGEQQQLAIGRAILSSPKLLLLDEPTEGIQPSIVDQIEDVIIGFKNSRRFAILLVEQGLHFAARLAEKYVVMAKGAVKAQGKSTELNADMVRQHLTV
- the urtD gene encoding urea ABC transporter ATP-binding protein UrtD, which gives rise to MTDGDLILNCENVIVDYDGFKALNNCNFSVHYNELRVVIGPNGAGKTTLLDVICGKTKPASGKVIFGKDNNLVGKNAEDITKLGVGRKFQAPSVYGNLSVWQNLDLSVKRASKGVFPTLVGRSSPAEREQISEVLETIGLTEHAHARAGSLSHGQKQWLEIGMVILQDPSLLLVDEPVAGMSDKETEQTGRLLMALAKKHAIVVIEHDMDFVRQIARIVTVLAEGTVICEGTVEKVQADDHVREIYLGRAKVAH